In Pseudobdellovibrionaceae bacterium, the following proteins share a genomic window:
- a CDS encoding rhomboid family intramembrane serine protease, with protein MFQRGRRLGWSKKKLCDKKPCRMRAFGLATDEGMVEVDVCHSCEQVWFDHQELEKVSKFFDVPFAQNLPGDVAEELSKIRMEAGQAVPQHTVFDFSTSDFGFQVGFEHMKKLGRKAGLAFLGFPVEHQNRVRGIPYITISVFVLILAFSLSVFHWNQEWLPLLGFIPEAPWRWGGITALTSFFVHADYGHLIGNLYMFGVFGDNVEDKLGWRFLFLLVLGTLLGVAFHHLATEAPDAVLVGASTGISAIVTYYALSFPRQQFSMVFLFFLWVRIPVFFYVLVWVGLQFIGTLMAKEQLVATSFAGHIGGALAGFIFWISEKMSRGRVAR; from the coding sequence ATGTTCCAGCGAGGTCGACGCTTGGGGTGGTCCAAGAAGAAGTTGTGCGACAAGAAACCCTGTCGGATGCGAGCCTTTGGTCTGGCCACCGATGAGGGGATGGTTGAAGTTGATGTTTGTCACAGTTGCGAGCAGGTATGGTTTGATCATCAGGAATTGGAAAAGGTCTCGAAGTTTTTCGATGTGCCCTTCGCCCAAAATCTGCCGGGAGATGTAGCTGAAGAGTTGTCAAAGATCAGAATGGAAGCTGGCCAGGCGGTTCCCCAACACACGGTCTTTGATTTCTCCACTTCGGACTTTGGTTTTCAGGTAGGCTTTGAGCACATGAAAAAGCTCGGCCGAAAAGCAGGTTTGGCCTTTTTGGGGTTTCCCGTTGAACATCAGAACCGAGTTCGAGGGATACCGTATATAACTATATCGGTGTTTGTTCTCATATTAGCCTTCAGTCTCTCGGTCTTTCATTGGAACCAGGAATGGTTGCCACTTTTGGGATTCATTCCGGAAGCTCCTTGGAGGTGGGGCGGAATTACAGCTCTTACATCATTTTTTGTCCATGCGGACTATGGGCATTTAATTGGTAATCTCTATATGTTTGGGGTTTTTGGCGACAATGTAGAGGACAAACTGGGTTGGAGGTTCTTGTTTCTGCTGGTGCTCGGAACTCTTCTTGGAGTGGCTTTTCACCATCTGGCAACCGAGGCACCCGACGCCGTTTTGGTGGGGGCCAGTACGGGGATTTCGGCAATCGTCACATACTATGCTCTGTCCTTTCCCCGCCAGCAATTCAGCATGGTGTTCCTATTCTTTCTGTGGGTGCGCATTCCTGTCTTCTTTTATGTTCTCGTGTGGGTAGGTTTACAGTTCATCGGGACACTTATGGCCAAAGAGCAGCTGGTGGCCACGTCCTTTGCTGGCCATATTGGGGGAGCCTTGGCCGGTTTCATTTTCTGGATCTCAGAAAAGATGAGTCGAGGTAGGGTAGCTCGCTAG